One Panicum virgatum strain AP13 chromosome 3N, P.virgatum_v5, whole genome shotgun sequence DNA segment encodes these proteins:
- the LOC120664393 gene encoding leucine-rich repeat receptor-like serine/threonine-protein kinase BAM3 → MARALLPRHRLLLLLLLRTAIAIATTATVPQDGHGDDALAREAAILVSVRDAFAAPLPPPLRAWALDNSASLCTSWPGVACGPGGRRAVVSLDVSGYNLSGALSPAVGDLAGLRFLSAAGNSLAGALPPTLAALHELRHLNLSNNQFNGTLASVDFSAMRELQVLDLYDNDLAGPLPDPEGAGLAALPGLRHLDLGGNFFSGTIPPAFGRLPAIEFLSLAGNSLAGPIPPDLANLTTLRHLYLGYFNHFDGGIPAELGRLANLVHLDLASCGLQGPIPASLGGLARLDTLYLQTNQLNGTIPPSLGNLTGLRFLDVSNNALTGEIPPELAALRGLRLLNMFMNRFRGGIPDFIADLESLQVLKLWQNNFTGAIPAALGRAAPLREVDLSTNRLTGQVPRWLCAQGRLEILILLDNFLFGPVPEGLGACPTLTRVRLGQNYLAGPLPRGFLYLPALTTVELQGNYLTGRLEEDDASVPAKLSLLNLSSNRFNGSLPASIGNFSALQTLLVGGNQLAGEIPRQVGRLKRLLKLDLSGNNLTGAVPGEVGECASLTYLDLSSNQLSGAIPVRLAQIRILNYLNVSWNMLSGSIPRELGGMKSLTAADFSHNDLSGRVPENGQFAYFNATSFAGNPRLVMGAPRLWAGPGGGGGGGAQEQQQQGSSSSSLLVGRLKLLAALGLLGCSVAFAAAAVATTRSAMLRSAPAGRWRMTAFQKVPFGCEDVVRCVKENHVVGRGGAGVVYRGEMPGGEVVAVKRIVAAGGGGFQAEVETLGRIRHRHIVRLLAFCSSSSGDEAMRLLVYEYMVNGSLGELLHGDGGGEASGRPPLAWAARLRVATEAARGLCYLHHDCSPPILHRDVKSNNILLDARMEAHVADFGLAKFLRGNGASECMSAVAGSYGYIAPEYAYTLKVDEKSDVYSFGVVLLELLTGLRPVGEHLGEDGVDLVQWARARAGTGGGVLGLLDPRLGGDVPVAEAAQLLFVAMLCVQEHSVERPTMREVVQMLQQAKHQPPPAAAPPDAAAC, encoded by the exons ATGGCTCGGGCTCTTCtcccccgccaccgcctcctcctgctgctgctgctgcgcaccGCCATCGCCATCGCAACCACGGCCACCGTCCCTCAAGATGGTCATGGTGACGACGCCCTAGCCAGGGAGGCCGCGATCCTGGTCTCCGTCAGGGACGccttcgccgcgccgctcccgccgccgctgcgcgcgtGGGCGCTCGACAACAGCGCCTCGCTCTGCACCTCCTGGCCCGGCGTCGCGtgcggccccggcggccgccgcgccgtcgtctCGCTCGACGTCTCCGGCTACAACCTCTCCGGCGCGCTCTCCCCCGCCGTCGGCGACCTCGCGGGCCTCCGCTTCCTCTCCGCCGCGGGGaactccctcgccggcgcgctgcCGCCGACCCTCGCCGCCCTCCACGAGCTGCGCCACCTCAACCTCTCCAACAACCAGTTCAACGGCACCCTGGCGAGCGTCGACTTCTCCGCGATGCGGGAGCTCCAGGTGCTCGACCTCTACGACAACGACCTCGCCGGCCCGCTCCCCGATCCCGAgggcgccggcctcgccgcgctcCCGGGCCTCCGCCACCTCGACCTCGGAGGCAACTTCTTCTCCGGCACCATCCCGCCCGCCTTCGGCCGCCTCCCCGCCATCGAGTTCCTCTCGCTCGCCGGGAACAGCCTCGCGGGGCCCATCCCGCCCGACCTCGCCAACCTCACCACCCTGCGCCACCTCTACCTCGGCTACTTCAACCACTTCGACGGCGGCATCCCCGCGGAGCTCGGGAGGCTCGCCAACCTCGTCCACCTCGACCTCGCCAGCTGCGGCCTGCAGGGCCCCATCCCGGCCTCGCTCGGCGGCCTGGCCAGGCTGGACACGCTCTACCTGCAGACCAACCAGCTCAACGGCACCATCCCGCCGTCGCTGGGCAACCTCACCGGCCTCAGGTTCCTCGACGTCTCCAACAACGCGCTCACGGGGGagatccctcccgagctcgccgcgctcAGGGGGCTCAGGCTGCTCAACATGTTCATGAACCGCTTCCGCGGCGGCATCCCAGACTTCATCGCCGACCTCGAGTCCCTGCAGGTCCTCAAGCTGTGGCAAAACAACTTCACGGGGGCCATccccgcggcgctcggccgcgccgcgccgctccgggAGGTGGACCTGTCCACGAACCGCCTGACGGGGCAGGTGCCGCGCTGGCTGTGCGCGCAAGGCCGGCTTGAGATCCTCATCCTCCTCGACAACTTCCTCTTCGGGCCGGTGCCGGAGGGGCTCGGCGCCTGCCCGACGCTCACGCGGGTGCGGCTGGGCCAGAACTACCTCGCCGGGCCGCTCCCGCGCGGCTTCCTCTACCTGCCGGCGCTCACCACCGTGGAGCTGCAGGGCAACTACCTGACGGGGCGCctggaggaggacgacgccaGCGTGCCCGCCAAGCTGTCGCTGCTCAACCTGTCCAGCAACCGCTTCAACGGATCGCTCCCGGCGTCCATCGGCAACTTCTCCGCGCTGCAGACGCTCCTCGTCGGCGGGAACCAGCTGGCCGGCGAGATCCCGCGGCAGGTCGGCCGGCTGAAgcggctgctgaagctggaccTGAGCGGCAACAACCTGACGGGCGCGGTGCCCGGCGAGGTCGGGGAGTGCGCGTCGCTGACGTACCTGGACCTGAGCAGCAACCAGCTGTCCGGCGCGATCCCCGTGCGGCTGGCCCAGATCAGGATCCTCAACTACCTGAACGTGTCGTGGAACATGCTCAGCGGCAGCATCCCGCGGGAGCTGGGCGGCATGAAGAGCCTGACGGCCGCCGACTTCTCGCACAACGACCTGTCCGGGCGCGTGCCGGAGAACGGGCAGTTCGCCTACTTCAACGCGACGTCGTTCGCGGGCAACCCGCGGCTGGTGATGGGCGCGCCGCGGCTGTGGgcggggccgggcggcggcggcggcggcggggcgcaggagcagcagcagcagggctcgtcgtcctcgtccctGCTGGTGGGGCGCCTGAAGCTGTTAGCGGCGCTGGGGCTGCTGGGCTGCTCCGTggcgttcgcggcggcggccgtggcgacgACGCGGTCCGCCATGCTGcggtcggcgccggcggggcggtGGCGGATGACGGCGTTCCAGAAGGTGCCGTTCGGGTGCGAGGACGTGGTGCGGTGCGTGAAGGAGAACCACGTggtggggcgcggcggcgccggcgtggtcTACCGCGGCGAGATGCCCGGCGGGGAGGTGGTGGCCGTGAAGCGCatcgtggcggccggcggcggcgggttccaGGCGGAGGTGGAGACGCTGGGGCGGATCCGGCACCGGCACATCGTGCGGCTGCTGGCCTTCTGCAGCTCGTCGTCGGGGGACGAGGCGATGCGGCTGCTGGTGTACGAGTACATGGTGAACGGCAGCCTGGGCGAGCTGCTGCACGGCGACGGGGGCGGGGAGGCGTCGGGCCGCCCCCcgctggcgtgggcggcgcggctgcgcgTGGCGACGGAGGCGGCCAGGGGGCTGTGCTACCTCCACCACGACTGCTCGCCGCCGATCCTGCACCGCGACGTCAAGTCCAACAACATCCTCCTGGACGCGCGCATGGAGGCCCACGTGGCGGACTTCGGGCTGGCCAAGTTCCTCCGCGGCAACGGCGCCTCCGAGTGCATGTCCGCCGTCGCCGGATCGTACGGCTACATCGCGCCTG AGTACGCGTACACGCTGAAGGTGGACGAGAAGAgcgacgtgtacagcttcggcGTGGTGCTGCTGGAGCTCCTCACGGGGCTGCGGCCCGTGGGGGAGCACCTCGGCGAGGACGGGGTGGACCTGGTGCAGTgggcgcgcgcccgcgccggcaccggcggcggcgtgctggggctgctggaccCGCGCCTGGGCGGGGACGTCcccgtggcggaggccgcgcagCTTCTGTTCGTCGCCATGCTCTGCGTGCAGGAGCACAGCGTCGAGCGCCCCACCATGCGCGAAGTCGTCCAGATGCTCCAGCAGGCCAAACAccaaccgccgccggccgcagctccgccagacgccgccgcctgctga